The proteins below come from a single Streptomyces sp. SCSIO 75703 genomic window:
- a CDS encoding MIP/aquaporin family protein codes for MIAEFLGTFVLILFGVGSVAVAVAGLPGSGRQVGEFGPANWLIIAWGWGLAVVFGVYVAGGISGAHLNPAVTLAFAVRRQFPLRKILPYWFAQLVGAFTAAAVVYSSYRWAIDAAIAKSGAPRDQSLATYSIFATFPAEYFGNSWWGPLLDQIIGTGLLLLLICALTDTRNTAPMSNLGPFLIGLVVVAIGLAFGTNAGYAINPARDFGPRLFTFMEGWGDIALPGTFQWFSGYWWIPIVGPLIGGVIGALVYDALITPMVRMLHGEREEGPATEEPS; via the coding sequence ATGATCGCCGAGTTCCTCGGGACGTTCGTCCTGATTCTCTTCGGCGTCGGATCGGTGGCCGTCGCGGTCGCCGGTCTGCCCGGTTCGGGCCGCCAGGTCGGGGAGTTCGGACCGGCCAACTGGCTGATCATCGCCTGGGGCTGGGGCCTGGCGGTGGTCTTCGGCGTCTACGTCGCCGGCGGCATCAGCGGCGCCCATCTCAACCCCGCGGTGACCCTCGCCTTCGCCGTACGGCGGCAATTCCCGCTGCGGAAGATCCTGCCGTACTGGTTCGCCCAGCTCGTGGGCGCCTTCACCGCCGCCGCCGTGGTCTATTCGAGTTACCGGTGGGCCATCGACGCGGCCATCGCCAAATCCGGCGCACCACGCGACCAGTCACTGGCGACATACTCGATCTTCGCCACGTTCCCGGCCGAGTATTTCGGCAATTCCTGGTGGGGACCACTGCTCGACCAGATCATCGGCACCGGACTCCTGCTGCTGCTGATCTGCGCGCTCACCGACACCCGCAACACGGCCCCGATGTCCAACCTCGGCCCGTTCCTCATCGGTCTGGTGGTCGTCGCGATCGGCCTGGCCTTCGGCACCAACGCCGGGTACGCGATCAACCCCGCCCGCGACTTCGGCCCGCGCCTGTTCACCTTCATGGAGGGCTGGGGCGACATCGCGCTGCCAGGCACCTTCCAGTGGTTCAGCGGCTACTGGTGGATCCCCATCGTCGGCCCGCTCATCGGCGGCGTCATCGGCGCCCTCGTCTACGACGCGCTCATCACGCCGATGGTCCGGATGCTGCACGGGGAGCGGGAAGAGGGTCCCGCCACCGAAGAACCCTCGTAG
- the glpK gene encoding glycerol kinase GlpK yields MPEFVGAVDQGTTSTRFMIFDHAGNEVARHQLEHDQILPRSGWVEHDPVEIWERTNTVIQNALRSGGLTASDLRAIGITNQRETTVVWDPRTGRPYYNAVVWQDTRTDSIAAALEREGHGDTIRHKAGLPPATYFSGGKIKWLLENVDGLREAAEAGHALFGNTDAWVLWNLTGGPNGGVHATDVTNASRTMLMNLETLDWDDELLEIFRIPRAMLPSIHPSSHPEAFGQARTSRPLNAAVPITGVLGDQHAATVGQVCFSPGEAKNTYGTGNFLVLNTGTELVRSQHGLLTTLAYQFEGSPPVYALEGSIAVTGAAVQWLRDQLKIIRTAAESEQLARSVEDNGGMYFVPAFSGLFAPYWRSDARGAMVGLARYNTQGHVARATLESICYQSRDVVDAMEQDSGVHLDVLKVDGGVTANDLCMQIQADVLGVPVSRPVVAETTALGAAYAAGLATGFWRDTDELRSHWQESKRWSPQWSEDQRQNGYAGWKRAVERTLDWVQVD; encoded by the coding sequence ATGCCCGAGTTCGTCGGCGCGGTGGACCAGGGAACCACCAGTACGCGCTTCATGATCTTCGATCACGCCGGCAACGAGGTGGCCCGGCACCAGCTCGAACACGACCAGATCCTGCCGCGGTCCGGCTGGGTCGAGCACGACCCGGTGGAGATCTGGGAGCGCACCAACACGGTGATCCAGAACGCCCTGCGCAGCGGCGGGCTGACCGCCTCCGACCTCCGGGCGATCGGCATCACCAACCAGCGCGAGACCACCGTGGTCTGGGACCCGCGCACCGGGCGCCCGTACTACAACGCCGTCGTCTGGCAGGACACCCGCACCGACAGCATCGCCGCCGCGCTGGAGCGCGAGGGCCACGGCGACACCATCCGCCACAAGGCGGGGCTGCCGCCGGCCACGTACTTCTCCGGCGGCAAGATCAAGTGGCTGCTGGAGAACGTGGACGGGCTGCGCGAGGCCGCCGAGGCGGGCCACGCCCTGTTCGGCAACACCGACGCCTGGGTGCTGTGGAACCTCACCGGCGGCCCCAACGGCGGCGTCCACGCCACCGACGTCACCAACGCCAGCCGCACCATGCTGATGAACCTGGAGACCCTGGACTGGGACGACGAGCTGCTGGAGATCTTCCGCATCCCGCGGGCGATGCTCCCCTCGATCCACCCCTCGTCCCACCCGGAGGCATTCGGGCAGGCCCGCACCTCCCGGCCGCTGAACGCCGCCGTGCCGATCACCGGGGTCCTCGGCGACCAGCACGCCGCCACCGTCGGTCAGGTCTGCTTCTCCCCCGGCGAGGCCAAGAACACCTACGGCACCGGCAACTTCCTGGTCCTCAACACCGGTACGGAGCTGGTGCGTTCGCAGCACGGGCTGCTCACGACGCTGGCGTACCAGTTCGAGGGCAGCCCCCCGGTGTACGCGCTGGAGGGGTCGATCGCGGTCACCGGGGCGGCCGTGCAGTGGCTGCGCGACCAGCTCAAGATCATCCGTACCGCCGCCGAGAGCGAGCAGCTCGCCCGCTCGGTGGAGGACAACGGCGGCATGTACTTCGTCCCGGCCTTCTCCGGCCTCTTCGCCCCCTACTGGCGCTCCGACGCCCGCGGCGCGATGGTCGGCCTGGCCCGCTACAACACGCAGGGACACGTGGCACGGGCCACCCTGGAGTCCATCTGCTACCAGAGCCGGGACGTGGTCGACGCCATGGAGCAGGACTCCGGGGTGCACCTGGACGTGCTCAAGGTCGACGGCGGGGTCACCGCGAACGACCTGTGCATGCAGATCCAGGCGGACGTGCTGGGCGTCCCGGTCAGCCGGCCGGTGGTGGCCGAGACCACCGCGCTCGGCGCCGCCTACGCGGCCGGCCTCGCCACCGGCTTCTGGCGCGACACCGACGAGTTGCGCTCCCACTGGCAGGAGTCGAAGCGCTGGAGCCCGCAGTGGAGCGAGGACCAGCGGCAGAACGGCTACGCGGGCTGGAAGCGGGCCGTCGAGCGCACCCTGGACTGGGTGCAGGTCGACTGA
- a CDS encoding glutathione-independent formaldehyde dehydrogenase, protein MKAVVYKGPFTVAVEDVDKPAIQHPNDVIVKVTSTAICGSDLHMYEGRTAAEPGIVFGHENMGVIEDVGSGVTSLKQGDRVVMPFNVACGFCRNCSEGFTGYCTTVNPGFAGGAYGYVAMGPWQGGQAEYLRVPYADFNCLKLPEGTEHETDFILLADIFPTGYHGCELAQVRPGESVAVYGAGPVGLMAAYSALLRGAKKVFVVDRVPERLEKAREIGAVPVDFSAGDPIEQIKDQTGGVGTDKGVDAVGYQATGRSGGEEEPATVLNSLVGTVRPTGALGVPGLYVPADPGGPDEQAKQGKLLVAIGKLFEKGLRVGTGQCNVKRYNRQLRDMIIEGRATPSFVVSHELPLAQASSAYDKFDKRIEGYTKVILHP, encoded by the coding sequence ATGAAGGCCGTCGTCTACAAGGGGCCGTTCACCGTCGCGGTCGAAGACGTGGACAAGCCCGCCATCCAGCATCCCAACGACGTGATCGTGAAGGTCACCTCGACCGCGATATGCGGTTCCGACCTGCACATGTACGAGGGCCGCACGGCGGCCGAGCCCGGCATCGTCTTCGGCCACGAGAACATGGGCGTCATCGAGGACGTCGGCTCCGGCGTCACCTCCCTCAAGCAGGGCGACCGCGTGGTCATGCCCTTCAACGTGGCGTGCGGTTTCTGCCGGAACTGCTCCGAGGGGTTCACCGGATACTGCACGACCGTGAACCCGGGCTTCGCCGGCGGGGCCTACGGCTACGTCGCCATGGGGCCCTGGCAGGGCGGCCAGGCCGAGTACCTGCGCGTCCCCTACGCCGACTTCAACTGCCTGAAACTCCCCGAGGGAACCGAGCACGAGACGGACTTCATCCTCCTCGCGGACATCTTCCCCACCGGGTACCACGGCTGCGAACTCGCCCAGGTCCGCCCCGGCGAGAGCGTCGCGGTGTACGGGGCCGGGCCCGTGGGCCTCATGGCCGCCTACTCGGCGCTCCTGCGCGGCGCGAAGAAGGTGTTCGTCGTCGACCGCGTCCCCGAGCGGCTGGAGAAGGCGCGGGAGATCGGCGCGGTGCCCGTCGACTTCTCCGCGGGCGACCCGATCGAGCAGATCAAGGACCAGACCGGCGGCGTCGGCACCGACAAGGGCGTGGACGCCGTGGGCTACCAGGCGACCGGCCGCAGCGGCGGCGAGGAGGAGCCCGCCACCGTCCTCAACTCCCTCGTCGGCACGGTGCGGCCCACCGGCGCGCTCGGCGTGCCGGGGCTCTACGTGCCGGCCGACCCGGGTGGTCCGGACGAGCAGGCCAAACAGGGCAAGCTCCTCGTGGCGATCGGCAAGCTCTTCGAGAAGGGCCTGCGGGTCGGCACCGGCCAGTGCAACGTCAAGCGCTACAACCGCCAGCTCAGGGACATGATCATCGAGGGGCGGGCGACGCCGAGCTTCGTCGTCTCCCACGAACTGCCCCTCGCGCAGGCGTCGTCGGCGTACGACAAGTTCGACAAGCGGATCGAGGGCTACACCAAGGTGATCCTGCACCCCTGA
- a CDS encoding FMN reductase, with amino-acid sequence MKLVVVSAGLSVPSSTRLLGDRLAAATAEAASAGTDGAGAPADVEVVELRDLAVEIAHHFTSGFPGTALSAAFDAVREADGLIVVTPVFSASYSGLFKSFFDALGGSDPDALAGTPVLVAATGGTARHSLVLDHALRPLFAYLKAVVVPTGVYAASEDWGAEGLDARIGRAAGELAALTRGRAATRPAPADDFAVVPFADRLAALRPSG; translated from the coding sequence ATGAAGCTCGTCGTCGTCTCGGCGGGACTGAGCGTCCCGTCCTCCACCCGGCTGCTCGGCGACCGCCTGGCCGCCGCCACCGCCGAGGCCGCCTCGGCCGGCACCGACGGCGCGGGGGCCCCGGCGGACGTCGAGGTCGTGGAGCTGCGCGACCTCGCCGTGGAGATCGCCCACCACTTCACCAGCGGTTTCCCCGGCACCGCGCTCTCCGCCGCCTTCGACGCGGTACGGGAGGCGGACGGGCTCATCGTGGTCACGCCGGTCTTCTCGGCCTCGTACAGCGGGCTGTTCAAGTCCTTCTTCGACGCCCTCGGCGGCAGCGACCCCGACGCGCTGGCCGGTACGCCGGTGCTGGTCGCCGCCACCGGCGGCACGGCACGGCACTCGCTGGTCCTGGACCACGCCCTGCGCCCGCTCTTCGCCTACCTCAAGGCCGTCGTCGTCCCCACCGGCGTCTACGCGGCCTCGGAGGACTGGGGCGCCGAGGGACTGGACGCCCGGATCGGGCGGGCGGCGGGGGAGCTGGCCGCGCTGACCCGCGGGCGGGCGGCCACCCGGCCCGCCCCGGCCGACGACTTCGCGGTCGTGCCCTTCGCGGACCGGCTCGCCGCCCTGCGGCCCTCCGGCTGA
- a CDS encoding LLM class flavin-dependent oxidoreductase, translated as MQFGIFSVGDVTPDPTTGRTPTERERIKAMVAIALKAEEVGLDVFATGEHHNPPFVPSSPTTMLGYIAARTERLILSTSTTLITTNDPVKIAEDFAMLQHLADGRTDVMMGRGNTGPVYPWFGQDIRQGINLAIENYALLHRLWREDVVNWEGKFRTPLQGFTSTPRPLDGVAPFVWHGSIRSPEIAEQAAYYGDGFFHNNIFWPADHTKRMIELYRARYAHYGHGTPEQAIVGLGGQVFMRKNSQDAVREFRPYFDVAPVYGHGPSLEEFTAQTPLTVGSPQQVIEKTLAFRDYAGDYQRQLFLMDHAGLPLKTVLEQLDLLGEEVVPVLREEFAKNRPAGVPDAPTHASLLAAARQTTEVTAR; from the coding sequence ATGCAGTTCGGGATCTTCAGCGTCGGCGACGTCACGCCGGACCCCACCACGGGCCGTACCCCGACCGAGCGCGAGCGGATCAAGGCCATGGTCGCCATCGCGCTGAAGGCCGAGGAGGTCGGGCTCGACGTCTTCGCCACCGGGGAGCACCACAACCCGCCGTTCGTGCCCTCGTCCCCGACGACCATGCTCGGCTACATCGCCGCCCGCACCGAGCGGCTGATCCTCTCCACGTCCACCACGCTGATCACCACGAACGACCCGGTCAAGATCGCCGAGGACTTCGCGATGCTCCAGCACCTGGCCGACGGCCGCACCGACGTCATGATGGGACGCGGCAACACCGGCCCGGTCTACCCCTGGTTCGGCCAGGACATCCGCCAGGGCATCAACCTCGCCATCGAGAACTACGCCCTGCTGCACCGGCTGTGGCGCGAGGACGTGGTGAACTGGGAAGGCAAGTTCCGCACCCCCCTCCAGGGCTTCACCTCGACGCCCCGCCCGCTGGACGGCGTCGCCCCCTTCGTCTGGCACGGCTCGATCCGCTCCCCGGAGATCGCCGAGCAGGCCGCGTACTACGGCGACGGCTTCTTCCACAACAACATCTTCTGGCCCGCCGACCACACCAAGCGCATGATCGAGCTGTACCGCGCGCGCTACGCCCACTACGGGCACGGCACCCCCGAACAGGCGATCGTCGGCCTCGGCGGCCAGGTGTTCATGCGGAAGAACTCCCAGGACGCGGTGCGCGAGTTCCGCCCCTACTTCGACGTGGCCCCGGTCTACGGGCACGGCCCCTCGCTGGAGGAGTTCACCGCGCAGACCCCGCTCACCGTGGGCTCGCCCCAGCAGGTGATCGAGAAGACCCTCGCCTTCCGCGACTACGCCGGCGACTACCAGCGCCAGCTCTTCCTGATGGACCACGCCGGGCTGCCGCTGAAGACCGTCCTGGAACAGCTCGACCTGCTCGGCGAGGAGGTCGTCCCGGTGCTCCGCGAGGAGTTCGCCAAGAACCGTCCGGCCGGCGTGCCGGACGCCCCCACCCACGCGTCGCTGCTGGCCGCGGCCCGCCAGACCACGGAGGTCACCGCCCGATGA
- a CDS encoding SDR family NAD(P)-dependent oxidoreductase codes for MAPAAPPAASRIAVVTGASSGIGAATARRLAAAGYRVVLTARRKDRIEALAEEITAAGHSATAYPLDVTDRAAVDEFATAFRTVGVLVNNAGGALGADPVAVGDPDDWRRMFETNVIGTLHLTQALLPKLEASGDGTVVVVTSTAGHATYEGGAGYVAAKHAEHVLAETLRLEIVGRPVRVIEIAPGLVKTDEFALTRFRGDAERAARVYEGVAEPLSADDVADTVAWAVTRPPHVNIDLLVVRPRAQASHTKLHREA; via the coding sequence ATGGCCCCCGCAGCACCGCCCGCCGCCTCCCGTATCGCCGTCGTCACCGGGGCGAGCAGCGGCATCGGTGCCGCGACGGCCCGCCGGCTCGCCGCCGCCGGATACCGCGTCGTGCTGACCGCCCGCCGCAAGGACCGGATCGAGGCGCTCGCCGAGGAGATCACGGCGGCCGGCCACTCGGCGACCGCGTACCCGCTGGACGTCACCGACCGGGCGGCCGTCGACGAGTTCGCCACCGCCTTCCGGACCGTCGGCGTGCTGGTGAACAACGCGGGCGGCGCGCTGGGCGCCGACCCGGTGGCCGTGGGCGACCCGGACGACTGGCGCCGCATGTTCGAGACCAACGTCATCGGCACCCTTCACCTCACCCAGGCGCTCCTGCCCAAGCTGGAGGCGAGCGGCGACGGCACCGTGGTCGTGGTCACCTCGACCGCGGGTCACGCCACCTACGAGGGCGGCGCCGGATACGTCGCCGCCAAGCACGCCGAGCACGTCCTCGCCGAGACGCTCCGGCTGGAGATCGTCGGCCGCCCGGTCCGGGTGATCGAGATCGCCCCCGGCCTGGTGAAGACCGACGAGTTCGCCCTCACCCGCTTCCGGGGCGACGCCGAGAGGGCCGCCCGGGTCTACGAGGGCGTGGCCGAGCCGCTGTCCGCGGACGACGTCGCCGACACCGTCGCCTGGGCGGTCACCCGGCCCCCGCACGTCAACATCGACCTGCTGGTCGTCCGCCCCCGGGCGCAGGCGTCCCACACGAAACTGCACCGGGAGGCGTGA
- a CDS encoding RtcB family protein: MSYVELPGARVPIRMWTDPATVEDGALRQLRNTATLPWIEGLAVMPDVHYGKGATVGSVIAMRGAVCPAAVGVDIGCGMSAVRTSLTANDLPGDLSRLRSRIEQAIPVGRGMHDEPVDPGRLHGFATAGWDDFWSRFDGVAEAVRFRQERAGRQMGTLGSGNHFVEVCVDTEDAVWLMLHSGSRNIGKELAEHHIGAARDLPHNQGLVDRDLAVFVADTPQMAAYRNDLFWAQEYASRNRSIMMALLKDVVRKEFRKARPSFEPEISCHHNYVAQERYRGVDLLVTRKGAIRAGRGDHGIIPGSMGTGSYIVEGLGNEASFNSASHGAGRRMSRSAAKRRFTARDLEEQTRGVECRKDSGVVDEIPAAYKPIEQVIDQQRDLVRVVAQLRQVVCVKG, translated from the coding sequence ATGTCGTACGTGGAGCTGCCGGGTGCCCGGGTGCCGATCCGCATGTGGACCGACCCGGCGACGGTCGAGGACGGGGCGTTGCGGCAGCTCCGGAACACGGCGACCCTGCCGTGGATCGAGGGCCTCGCGGTCATGCCGGACGTGCACTACGGCAAGGGCGCGACGGTCGGCTCGGTGATCGCGATGCGGGGCGCGGTGTGCCCGGCGGCGGTCGGGGTCGACATCGGCTGCGGTATGTCCGCGGTGCGCACCTCCCTGACCGCGAACGACCTGCCGGGCGATCTGTCCCGGCTGCGTTCGCGGATCGAGCAGGCGATCCCGGTGGGGCGCGGGATGCACGACGAGCCGGTCGACCCGGGCCGGCTGCACGGGTTCGCCACCGCGGGCTGGGACGACTTCTGGTCGCGCTTCGACGGCGTCGCCGAGGCGGTCCGGTTCCGGCAGGAGCGGGCGGGCAGGCAGATGGGGACGCTCGGCAGCGGCAACCACTTCGTCGAGGTGTGCGTCGACACCGAGGACGCCGTCTGGCTGATGCTGCACTCGGGCTCCCGCAACATCGGCAAGGAGCTGGCCGAGCACCACATCGGGGCGGCCCGGGATCTCCCGCACAACCAGGGGCTGGTCGACCGCGACCTCGCCGTCTTCGTCGCGGACACCCCGCAGATGGCCGCCTACCGCAACGACCTGTTCTGGGCGCAGGAGTACGCCTCCCGCAACCGCTCGATCATGATGGCGCTGCTCAAGGACGTCGTCCGCAAGGAGTTCCGGAAGGCGAGGCCGTCCTTCGAGCCGGAGATCTCCTGCCACCACAACTACGTGGCGCAGGAGCGGTACCGGGGCGTGGACCTGCTCGTGACCCGCAAGGGGGCGATCCGCGCCGGGCGCGGCGACCACGGGATCATCCCGGGCTCCATGGGCACCGGTTCGTACATCGTCGAGGGGCTGGGCAACGAGGCGTCGTTCAACTCGGCCTCTCACGGGGCCGGCCGGCGCATGAGCCGCAGCGCGGCCAAGCGCCGCTTCACGGCGAGGGACCTGGAGGAGCAGACGCGGGGCGTGGAGTGCCGCAAGGACTCCGGGGTGGTGGACGAGATCCCGGCGGCCTACAAGCCGATCGAGCAGGTCATCGACCAGCAGCGGGACCTGGTGCGGGTGGTGGCCCAGCTCCGGCAGGTCGTCTGCGTCAAGGGCTGA
- a CDS encoding DUF3558 family protein, whose translation MSEGTMQRRAERDPGVPPTPSRRWGGDRRARRLARLLAGAAVLPLTLAAAGCSSGSGDGKGESAASASATRSPSPTPTVREAAYAQLPEPCSVLSKKTLGDLVPKAGSGKESTSGENATRATCSWDSLSDNGVKGSQFRWLSVSMLRFDSDATRGEGDKLAGDYYRKQVTDAQAADGAKDLKAEEAGDTGDEATVVRYELKKKEGTFKQQTVVARTENVVITLDYNGAGLAGDKTPSADDLAKAALKAAQEAVASVQKANGAEDGGKSGGEGSGKGSGDGSGEGDKDGADGGSASPAQSGAASPSASATARES comes from the coding sequence ATGAGTGAAGGAACCATGCAGCGACGAGCAGAGCGAGATCCGGGGGTGCCTCCCACACCGTCGAGGCGCTGGGGAGGTGACCGGCGGGCGAGGCGCCTGGCCCGTCTGCTGGCCGGCGCGGCCGTCCTGCCCCTGACGCTGGCGGCGGCGGGCTGTTCCTCGGGCTCCGGCGACGGCAAGGGCGAGAGCGCGGCCTCCGCGTCGGCCACGCGGTCCCCGAGCCCGACCCCGACGGTCCGCGAGGCGGCGTACGCGCAACTGCCCGAGCCCTGCTCGGTGCTGTCGAAGAAGACCCTGGGCGATCTGGTGCCCAAGGCCGGCTCCGGCAAGGAGAGCACGTCGGGCGAGAACGCGACGCGCGCCACCTGCTCCTGGGACAGCCTCTCCGACAACGGGGTGAAGGGCTCCCAGTTCCGCTGGCTGAGCGTCTCCATGCTGCGCTTCGACTCGGACGCGACCCGCGGCGAGGGCGACAAGCTCGCCGGCGACTACTACCGCAAGCAGGTCACCGACGCCCAGGCCGCGGACGGCGCCAAGGACCTGAAGGCCGAGGAGGCCGGGGACACCGGTGACGAGGCCACGGTGGTGCGCTACGAGCTGAAGAAGAAGGAAGGAACCTTCAAGCAGCAGACGGTCGTGGCGCGCACCGAGAACGTCGTCATCACCCTCGACTACAACGGCGCGGGCCTGGCCGGCGACAAGACGCCGTCCGCCGACGACCTCGCCAAGGCCGCGCTCAAGGCCGCCCAGGAGGCCGTGGCCTCGGTGCAGAAGGCCAACGGCGCCGAGGACGGCGGCAAGAGCGGCGGCGAGGGCTCCGGAAAGGGCTCCGGGGACGGCTCCGGCGAGGGTGACAAGGACGGCGCTGACGGCGGTTCGGCCTCGCCCGCGCAGTCCGGTGCCGCGAGCCCCTCGGCCTCGGCGACGGCCCGCGAGAGCTGA
- a CDS encoding DUF2637 domain-containing protein has translation MVVFGAVIIAGIGFAGSYAAVRELALKKGFGHFSYVFPIGIDAGICVLLSLDLLLTWIRIPFPLLRQTAWLLTMATIAFNGAAAWPDPLGVGMHAVIPVLFVVSVEAARHAIGRIADITADKHMEGVRLTRWLLSPVPTFLLWRRMKLWELRSYDQVIKLEQERLVYQARLRSRFGRAWRRKAPVESLMPLRLARYGVPLADTAPAGLAAAGIEPALLPPAPEGTTAAAVAAPGAGQRLELEGQRQAAGAAQGAAAQGAAAQGAAAQAGAVNSANAVNGVNRADAVNGADGAAGVNRPNSVNSTNGVNSATPVNRTRPDAAVNPEDPVNSATPGTAVNPADPRTAVNPDGSVNLAPLGAPGTHGTPGAPGGPEQSPWFNTRRIEYQGGYDPAYDPAEQYAQWYEQQRHADEYRDQYEEEPPLHEPSPEETGSFPIPVVPGRTRELGEGGGTPEPDEDAYYQVFKRSIDDSFPTPREFGENIQATFGAPLPDTEAKRLVTEFSTRFSKELEEDHIA, from the coding sequence ATGGTCGTCTTCGGTGCCGTCATCATCGCGGGCATCGGCTTCGCGGGCTCGTACGCCGCCGTGCGCGAACTGGCCCTCAAGAAGGGCTTCGGGCACTTCAGTTACGTCTTCCCCATCGGCATCGACGCGGGCATCTGCGTACTGCTCTCCCTCGACCTGCTGCTGACCTGGATCCGCATCCCCTTCCCGCTGCTGCGCCAGACGGCGTGGCTGCTGACGATGGCGACGATCGCCTTCAACGGCGCGGCGGCCTGGCCCGACCCGCTCGGCGTGGGCATGCACGCGGTGATCCCGGTGCTGTTCGTGGTCTCCGTCGAGGCGGCCCGGCACGCCATCGGCCGGATCGCCGACATCACCGCCGACAAGCACATGGAGGGCGTCCGGCTCACCCGCTGGCTGCTCTCGCCGGTCCCGACCTTCCTGCTCTGGCGCCGGATGAAGCTGTGGGAGCTGCGCTCCTACGACCAGGTGATCAAGCTGGAGCAGGAACGGCTGGTCTACCAGGCCCGGCTCCGCTCGCGCTTCGGCCGCGCCTGGCGCCGCAAGGCCCCGGTGGAGTCCCTGATGCCGCTGCGGCTGGCGCGCTACGGGGTGCCGCTGGCGGACACGGCGCCGGCGGGGCTGGCGGCGGCGGGCATCGAGCCGGCGCTGCTGCCGCCCGCGCCGGAGGGGACGACGGCCGCCGCGGTGGCGGCGCCGGGCGCGGGGCAGCGGCTGGAGTTGGAGGGCCAGCGGCAGGCGGCGGGCGCCGCGCAGGGGGCCGCCGCGCAGGGGGCCGCCGCGCAGGGGGCCGCCGCGCAGGCGGGCGCTGTGAACTCGGCGAATGCCGTGAACGGTGTGAACCGCGCGGATGCCGTGAACGGAGCGGACGGGGCGGCAGGCGTGAACCGCCCGAACTCTGTGAACAGCACGAACGGGGTGAACAGCGCGACCCCTGTGAACCGGACGCGCCCGGACGCCGCTGTGAACCCCGAGGACCCTGTGAACTCCGCCACCCCCGGCACCGCTGTGAACCCGGCCGACCCCCGCACCGCTGTGAACCCCGACGGCTCTGTGAACCTCGCCCCCCTCGGCGCCCCCGGCACCCACGGCACCCCCGGCGCCCCCGGCGGCCCGGAGCAGAGCCCCTGGTTCAACACCCGCCGCATCGAGTACCAGGGCGGCTACGACCCCGCGTACGACCCGGCCGAGCAGTACGCCCAGTGGTACGAGCAGCAGCGCCACGCCGACGAGTACCGCGACCAGTACGAGGAGGAGCCCCCGCTGCACGAGCCCTCCCCCGAGGAGACCGGCAGCTTCCCGATCCCCGTCGTGCCGGGCCGCACCCGCGAACTCGGCGAGGGCGGCGGCACCCCGGAGCCGGACGAGGACGCCTACTACCAGGTCTTCAAGCGGTCGATCGACGACAGCTTCCCGACCCCGCGCGAGTTCGGCGAGAACATCCAGGCGACCTTCGGCGCCCCGCTGCCCGACACCGAGGCCAAGCGGCTGGTCACCGAGTTCTCCACCCGCTTCAGCAAGGAGCTGGAGGAGGACCACATCGCCTGA